DNA sequence from the bacterium genome:
GATCGCGACCATGCCGTCGCCGCCGTCGCGATCGAACGCCGGGCAGACGTCCAGCGGGGCGCTGCCGAGGGCGATGTTGACGCCGGTAATCAGCTCGCCGACGGTGACCACCCGGTCGCGATTGCAGTCGCCGACACAGACCGCGTCGCCCGCTTCCGCCGTCGGCGGCAGCGGCGAGGCGACGGCCTGGAGCGCGAGGACGATGAGGCCAAGGCGCAGAGCGGCGAAGGATCCGTTGCTCGGCTCACCGCTCATGCCTCCATCCCCTCCTCCAGGCTCCGGCCCGGCGTCTGGCGAGCCAGGCGCCGGTCGTCTGCTGTCGCATCTCAGATCGGCCCCCGGCTGTCGAGCCGAGCGCGGGCAGGGGGACCCATGGGGGCAGAGGACGCGGGGTCGCCTTGGCGGATTGCGTGCGGCCGGCCGAGCCGACCCCACCTCGCCTCAGGGTGGCGTCCACTGCGCCGTGAGGCGCAGTGGACCGGGGGTGCTCATGACCGTGCGCAGCGATTGATCGAAGTGGATGGTGGCATTGCCGACCATGCTGATGGCATTGCCGTCGAAGGCGCCGTACAGGACTCCGTTGCCGTTCAGCGACAGCGTCGACTGCGGCGCGTAGATGGTGCCGGCGAAGGTGCTGTTGCCCGAGTAGGTGACGGCGGCGCCGCCGACCTGGACCAGGCTGAAGTTGCTCGGCAGGCCGCTGGTATTGACGATGCCGTTGCCGCCGATCGACGCCGCGCCGGTGACGTACAGCGCGATCGGCCCCTTGCTCACGTCGGCGGTCAGCGAGGCGCCGCCGCTGATGTCCAGGCTGGTGGCCACGTAGGTGCCGGCGGTCAGGGTCTGCTTGGCGCCGCCGCTGAGCTTGATCGCCCCGAGGTTGACCGCGCCCGCCGGAACCGCCGCCGCCGGCAGCAGGCGCGTCGCCGCGGACTGCTGTCTGAGGCCGCTGACCGTACCGCCGGTGGCGCTGCCGTTCGGACCGGCGATGGCGTTGCCCTTGATGACGGCGTTGGGGCCGAGGGTGATGTCGCCGTTGCTGCCGACGTCGCCGGTGTTGAACACGTTGCTGCCACCGTAACCGCCCAGGCTGGCGTCGTAGCCGTCGGTCACCCCGTTGCCGCCGATGCTGACGTACTCGGCGCCGAACAGGGCGGCGGTGAAGAGCGAGGCCTGCGAACGCACCAGGAGCGCGCCGACCCGGCGCTGCGTCGTGCCGACGGTCGCCGTCGCCACCACCTCCCAGGTCTCCGGCTGGTAGGCGATCAGCGACGACTCGACGCTGTAGGTGCCGGCGCCGAGGGCCTGCTGGCTGAGCGACTTCTTGTAGCTCGCCACCATGCCCGTGCGCGCCTGACCGAGCAGGTCCTTGTAGGCGTCGGGATGGTTCCCCGGCAGGATCACCGCCGCGCTGTTCGCCGCCAGCTTCACCGGCACGCCGGCGGTGACCAGGGAGCTGGCGGGGAGGCGATAGTCGGCGCTGTCGAACCAACGCACGGCGCGCGCGATGGCGCCCTGGGCGAGCGCCTCGGCGGCGAGGCGCTGGCGGTCTCGGCCGCTGGCCTGGATCTGGCGCAGGACCAGGCCGTGCACGCCGGCGGCGATGACCAGCAGCACGACGAGAAAGCCGAGCGCGAAGACCATGATCGAACCGCGCTCATTGCCGCTCCGCTGTCCTCGACGCCGTGTCATAGGACGAGATTCGGCGGCGCGATGCGGGCGCCGAAGGTGACCGTGCGCCGCGCCCGACCGAGATCGGCGGCGCGCGTCTGCACGGTCATGCTGACGTCGATCAGGCGAACGTCGCCCGGCGTCTTGGCGTCGTAGGTGAACTGGAGCCCGGTGACGTTGGGAATGAAGACGCGGCCGTTGCGCGTCAACGCGCCGTTGACGAGCTCGTAGGTGACCAGCACCGCCGGCGTCACCAGCGACCCGGCGGCGAAGTTGTACGTCAGCGCGGGCGTCAGCTTCACCGTGTTGCCGCTGATCGCCTGCACCGTGCCGCGATACCAGCGGCTCTGGTCGCTGAGGTAGACGGTCGCGTCGACTTTCAGTCCGGCCGTCGACAGCACGGTCACGGTCGACGCGTTCATCGCCGCGGCGGCGGTCAGGAAGGTGTGGGCGGTCGAGACGACCGTCCAGAATTGCACCCGCGAGGGTTCGGCGACGACGATCGAGGGGGCCGACGATGGCACCGCCGGTTTCGGCACGCCGAAGCCGGCGTTGGCGATCTCCGCCGTCATGTCGTCGAAGGCCAGGCGCCCGGCATGCAGCATCTCGGCGATCATCATCTGGTCGGCGTGGCGGCGGATCTGGGCGATCAGGCTCGCGTACGCCGTGCCCGCGGCGAGGGCGAAGATGGCCGCGGCGACCAGCACCTCGATGAGGGTCGTGCCGTCGCAGGCGCGCAGGCGCCGCGCCGCCGCACCGCGCTGCCGCGGACGAGATGCCGGCTCGCGCCCCGGTCCGGTCATTTGGCGATCTCGGTCGCGAAGACGCTCCGGCGCTCGCCGCGATCGGTCCAGCTCATCGTCACCGTCACCGCCCGCAGATCGCTGAGCGCGCCGCTCGCCACCGTCGTGGTGCGCACGAAGATCACGCCGGTGCCCGCGCCGGCCGACCACGACAGATCCGTGGTGGTCCCGACGGGGGCCTTGTCGTAGCCGGCCTTGCGCAGATCGTTGATCTTCGCCGCCGCCAGACGACTGGCCTGGTCGATGAGCCGGGCACTGAGGTTGCCGCGGGTCATGCTCACCACCAGCGCGTTCATGCCGATGATGCAGAGCGCCACCAATCCGAGGCCGACGATCACCTCGATCAGACCCATGCCGTGGTCGGAGCGAACGCCGCGCGCCGTGCGGCGTGGCGTCGATGCGGCGCGCGCGCTCCGGGGCGCGCCGCGGCGACCGCCGGCGGGGGCGCGCATCTCAGTCCCCTCCCTCGCGCCGGCCCTCGCCGTCGGCACCGGCGCCGGCGCGCAGGGCGTCGATCGCGGCGCGCTCCCGACGCGCCTCGTCGACGACCAGATTCTCCTGCTCGCGACGCGCCGCGCTGTCCACCCCGGCCGCCCGCAGGAGCCGCAGGTACGCCTCGCGATCGGCGAGGCGCGCCTCGTGCCGTCGCAACTGCTCCGCGGCCGCGTCGGCCGGGTTCGGATGCGCCGACAGCGACACCCCCTCCACCGCCTGCGCGCCGGCGGCCTCCGCGGCGGGCGCGGACGCAGACGCGTCCCCCTGCGGCGGCTGGCGCGGCGCGGGCTGGTTGGTCACGTGCACGACGCCGCGATCGTCGCGCCACTCGTACCATTGGGCCGAGAGCGAGGCCGGGAGGAACACGAAGGCGAGCCCAAGCCATCGCCAGGTCATGTGCTACGGCAGAGCAAAGGCCATACCGCCCGGCCGGTCGCCTCGCGAGCGACCCGCGGACTCGCCGCGCCGCGTCGCCGCGTCGTCGCCCTCGCCGTTCCAGGGGATTCCGTCGTGGGAGTGGCAGAGGCGCGCCTCGCACGGCGGCGGGCAGGAGCCACGATGGCGTCTCGCCGGACAACCCCGGCGGGGCGGATCACCTTTCCGCGAGGCCCGCCGGGGGGAGCGGAATCACGCCGCCCAGTAGGCGTCGACGTCGGCCTGCAGGCGCCGCAGCACCTCGTCCTGGCGCACCGGTTCGAAGAGGTGGCGGTAGCGCGCCTGGCCGCGCAGGTACTCCTCCACCGGACGGCGGCGGTGCGGCACCACGGTGTGGACGACGGCGCCGTCGCGTTCCTCCTTGACCGGCCAGATGCCGCACTCGACCGCCAGCCGGGCGACCTCGACCGAGCGCGCCGGCTCGATGCCCCAGCCCGGCGCGCAGGCGGCGAAGCTGAGGAACAGCTTCGGACCGCGCAGCCGGCGCGCCCGCGCCACCTTGTCCATGAGGTCGAGCGGATGGGCCGGCGAGACGGTGGCGACGAAGGCCGGGCGCTGGGCGCGCCAGAGCGCGAACAGGTCCTGCTTGCGCGCCGTCGTGCCGGCGGGGGCGGCGGCGCCCGGCGGCGTCGTCGCGGTGCGCGATCCGTACGGCGTCGCCGGCGACATCTGGAAGCCGGTGTTGGCGAAGCCCTCGTTGTCGTAGCAGTAGTAGTAGAAATCGAGGCCGCGATGGATGGCGGCGAGGGTCGCCTGCAGACCGATGCCGCCGGCGGCGCCGTCGCCGCTCACCACCACCACCGCGAGATCCTCGTCGGCCGCCAGCGTGCCGCGCGCGATCAGGACGTCGAGCGCGTCGCGGATCCCCTGCGCGCCCGCCGGCGCCGAGGCCATCGCGGTGTAGAGCCACGAGGCCCGGAACGGCGAGTAGGGAAAGGTGGTCAGCAGGGTCAGGCAGCCGGCGGCGTTGACGAAGACGACGTTGGCGCCGAGCGCCTTGTGGAACAGACGCAGGCCGAGCAGGCCGCCGCAGCCGCCGCACAGGCCGGTGCCGCCGGCGAGCGGTTCCTCGCGCGGGATCTGCTGGATGCTCGTGTAGATCTCGCGCCGGGTCATCGCGGCGCCTCCTCGCCGCCACGCGCGATGCGCAGCAGGTCGCGCACCGCCGCGTACTCGTCGGCGGTGAACAGCAGGCGCGGCTCGGCCGACCCGCCCTCGCGCTCGGCGACGTGCAGGGCGGCGGCGATCTGCTCGAGCTCCTGGTCGCGGAAGCGGCGGCCGCCCAGGCCGCCGACGTACGAGAGCAGCGGCGGCGCGGCGCGATCGCGCAGCGCGCTCGCCACCTCGGCGAACAGGATGCCCCCCTTGCCGACCGACAGGTTCTGGTCGACCACCGCCACGGCGCGGCGTCCGGCCAGGCGCGCGGCGATCTCGGCGTGCGGGAACGGCCGCAACAGGCGCAGGCGCAGCAGCCCGATCTTCTCGCCCCGCTGCCGCAGCCGCGCCACCGCGGCGCGACCGACGGTGGTGAACGAATTCGACATCACGATCACGTGCTCGGCGTCGTCCAGCCAGGCCCCCTCGGTGGCGCCGTAGCGGCGGCCGAAGCGCTCGCCGAGCTCGCTGGCGATGGCGGCGTGGGCGTCGAGCGCCGCCTCCATGGCGCGCTGCATCTGGTACTTGAAGAAGGCGTAGGCGCTGCTGCCGAGGACGGCGACGCCCTGGGCCATGGCGTGCGAGGCGGCGAAGCGCGCGTGGGTGGGCGCATAGGGCGGCAGGAAGGCGCGCACCGCGGCCGGGTCGGGGATCGCCACCGGCTCGCGCGTGTACGACAGGTGGAAGCCGTCGAGGTTGACCAGCGCCGGCAGCAGCACGTCGGGGTGCTCGGCCAGGCGATAGGCCATCAGCACCGAGTCGAGCACCTCCTGGCAGGTCTCGGCGTGCAACTGGAGGAAGCCGGCGTCGCGCGCCGCCAGGACGTCGTTGTGATCCGGCTCGAGGGTGATCGGCGCCGCCAACGCTCGCGAGACGTTGACCAGCACCAGCGGCACGCGCCAACCGGCGACGGCGTAGAGCATTTCCAGGGCGTAGAGGAGGCCCTGGCTCGAGGTCGCCGTGAACACGCGCGCCCCGGTCGCCGCGGCGGCGCCGGCGGCGGTGAGCATGGCGTGCTCGGAGTCGAGCGTCACCAGGCGGGCGGGCATCTCGCCGCGCCCGATCCAGTGCGCCAGCGTCTCGATGATCTCGGTCTGCGGCGTGATCGGGTAGGCGGGCACGTAGTCGACGTCGGCGAGGCGCGCCCCCCACGCGGCGGCGCGGTTGCCGCTCAGCAGGTCGACGGTCGCGCTCATGGCGCGTGCTCCGGCACCTCGGCGATCGCCCGCGGCGGGCACTCCGCGACGCAGATCGCGCAGCCTTTGCAGTGCTGATAGTCGACCGCGGGGTAGCGCTCGCCGTCGAGCCGGATCGCGCCCTCCGGGCAGAGCGCGAAGCAGAGCAGGCAGCGCGTGCAGCGGGCGCGATCGATCACCGGCCGGACGACGCGCCAGCCGGCGGTGTCGCGCCGCTGCGAGGTCGGGCCGGCGGTGATCGCCGGCGCCGCCAGGCGCGCCGGCAGGCGCGGCAGGACGAACGGCGCGCCGGCGGCCGGCGGCGGCGCGGGCGGCGACGCGGCGGCGCGGCCGACGACCGGCGCGGCGTGGAAGGCGCGCCGCATGGCCGCGGTGTTGCGCTCGACCACGTCGGCGGCGGCGTCGATCTCCGCCAGCTCGACGCGCAGCGCGCCGGCGGCGAGCGGCCACGGCGCGATGCCGGTGGCGCGCAGCACCAAGCCGGCCATCGGCGCGCTGAGCAGCGCCTGACCGAGCTCGGCGAGGGCGAGCGCCGTGCAGTCGTGCGCCACCGCCGGAGCGTCGCTGCCGCAGCGCCGCTGCAGCTCTTCGCCGGCGCGGCGGCTGTTGGCCACGATCAACGTGCCGCCGCCCACGCCTTCGAGCACCCCGGCGTCGGGGTCGTCGAGCAGCGATTCGTCGAAGAGCGCCAGGGCGTCGGGACGCGCGATGTAGCCGCGTTCGCCGATCGGCTGGCAGTCGAGGCGGACGAATGCCGCCACCGGCGCGCCGCGCCGTTCGGCGCCGTAGAGCGGGAAGTCCTGCACGGTGAAGCCGGCGAGGAACGCGGCGCGGCTCACGATGCGACTCGCCAGGCGAACGCCCTGGCCGCCGCGCCCGTGGAAGCGCACCTGGTAGACCATGGGGCGCAGGGTGAGCGAGGAGCGTGCCACGCCGGCCGCGGCGACCGCGGCGGACGCGCGGGCGACGGGGCGCTCGCGCCGTTGCGTTGCGCTCATCGATCCGGCCGCGGTCTTCCGAGATTCGAGAAGGAGCGCGGCCGATGCTCGCCCGCGGAGGCTTTCGGACCCTCTCGATCCCGGGAACCACCCGCCGCCGGATCCGTGCGGTTGGCCGGGTGGCGGGCCCGGCACGTCGGTTGCGTCGCAGCGGTCGTATGACGTTCCTCATGTTGGAGAGCGGCGCGGTCGCGCTGGCATTCCTGATCGCGGTCGAGATGTGGAACCAGCGCCGATCGTGGGCGTTCATCGTCGGCGGATCCCTGGCGGTGCTCGGCGTCCTCACCCTCATGATCGGCATGTGGCGCGGACACTGACCCCGCCGCGGCGCGCCACGGCGTCCCGCGTCCGACTTGCGCCCCGCCCGGCCAGCGCCCAGGGTGTGCGCCATGCGACGATTCCTCTCCCTGGTGCTGCCCCTCGGCCTCGTCCTCGTTGCGCTCGCGGCGCGCGCCGACGATGCGGCGCCGACCTGGCCGCGGACCTTCGCGAACGATGGCGACCAGCTCGTCGTCGCCCAACCGCAGCTCGACACCTGGGCCAACCGCATCGATTTCACCGGCCGCGTGGCGGTGACGCTGACCCCGAAGGGCGGCGCGGCGGCCAGCGGCGTGCTGCGCATCGCGGCGCGCACGACGACCGACCTGCCGCAGCGGGTGGTGGCCCTGAACGACGTGCGCGTCCTCGACGGCCAGTTTCCGTCGCTGCCGCCGGCCGCGGCCGCGCAGACGGTGCGGCTGGCGAGCGCGCTGCTGCCGACCCAGGGGCTGACCGTGCCGCTCGACTACCTGCTGGCGGCGCTGGTGCAGGCCGGGCAGACCGCCGCCTCGACGACGCTCGACACCGCGCCGCCGACCATCTTCCTCGCCGAGCAGCCGGCGCGGCTGGTGCAGTTCGACGGCGCGCCGGTCTTCGCGCCGGTGGCCGGCACCAACGTCCAGTACGCCGTGAACACCAACTGGCCGCTGCTGCGCAGCAGCGACGACGCGGCCGTCTACCTGCTCGACGCCACCGGCTGGCTCACCTCGCAGTCGCTGGAGACGGGGGTCTGGCAATACGCCGACCAGCTCCCGGCCAGCTTCGCCTCGCTCCCCGACACGGCGGAGTGGCAGGACGTCCGCCAGAGTCTGCGCGCGCCGGCGCCGGTCGGACAGGCGCCGCTGCTGATCGACGTCGCGACCGCGCCCGCCGAGCTGATCAGCATCGTCGGCGAGCCGCAGTACCAGCAGGTGCCCGGCACCGGCATCTACGTCGTCACCAACACCAGCAGCCTGGTGTTCTGGGACGGCTACGCGAAGGCGTACTACTACCTGGTGGCGGGGCGCTGGTTCCGCGCCGCCGCCCTCGACGGGCCGTGGACGTTCGCCACCACCACCCTCCCCGCGGATCTGGCCAACATCCCGCCGGACGGACCGCTGGCTGCCGTCCTCGCCTCGGTGCCGGGCACCGCCGAAGCGCGCGAGGCGGCGCTGCAGGCGCAGATCCCGCGCCTCGCGACGGTGAGTCGATCGACCACGGCGACGGTGGCGTACGACGGCGAGCCGCAGTTCGCGCCGATCGCCGGCACGTCGCTCGCCTACGCGGTGAACACGCCGAACGACGTCGTCCGGGTCGGCGCCGCGTACTACCTGTGCCAGAACGGCGTCTGGTTCACCGCCGCGGCGCCGTCGGGACCGTGGAGCGTCGCCGCCGCGGTGCCGGATGCGATCTACGCCATCCCGCCCAGCTCGCCGCTCTACCACGTCACCTACGTGCGGCTGTACCAGGTGAACGACGCGCAGGCGGTGTACGGCTACACCGGCGGCTATCTCGGCGAGTACGTCGCCGACGGCGTGGTCACCTGGGGCACCGGGTACCCCTACGCGCCGTACGTCGGCAGCGGCGCGGCGCCGATCTACTATCCGCGTCCGTACACCTACGGCTGCGACGCGTTCTACAACCCGCTCACCGGCACCTTCCATCGCGCCGGTTACGGATACGGACCGTACGGCGGGATCGCCGCCGGCGCGGCGTACGATCCGGCCACCGGCACCTACGCGCGCGGCGCGGCGGTGAACGGGCCGTACGCATCGGACACGGCCGCGCAGGCGTACAACCCGCGCACCGGATCGTATGCCGCGGTGGAGACGCGGTCGAATCCCTACGCGGCCTGGGACCAGGGCGTCGTCTACGGCCCGCGCCGCGCCATCCAGGTCGGGTCGGTGTCGGACGCGCGCGGCACGGCGACCCGGGCGCAGACCGCCGGGGGTGGAGAGGCGGTGGCGGTCCAGGGCGACGACCGCTCCGCCACCGTCGTGCGCGCGCCCGGCGGCGACTGGTACGCCGGCAGCGACGGCCACGTGTACCAGCGCAGCGACGCCGGCTGGCAGCGCGCCGACGCCGTGCCCGGTCACGACGCCGCCAGCCGCGAGGTGTGGAACGGGCTCGCCGCCGAGTACGCCGCCCGCCAGCGCCAGATGATGATGCGCCAGCGCTATGCCGGCTGGGGCGGCGGCGACTTCGCCGGCCTCGGCGGCGGCCGCTACGCCGGCGTGCGCGGCGGCGGCCGCCGCTGACCCGGCCCCGTCGATCGTCCGCGTTGCCCGCGATGGACCCCGCGCGCCCACTCGCCCGCTGTGACGGGCTCGAGGTGATCGCGACGCCGGACGGCTACGTCGTCCACCAGCCGGCTCGGGATCGGGTGCACCATCTGAATCCCACCGCGGTGCTGGTGTTCGAGCTGTGCGACGGGACGACGCCGGCAGGCGAGATCGCCGCGCGCGTGCAGGCGGCGTGGGCGCTGGCCGACGCACCGGTCGACGAGGTGCGCCAGTGCCTGGCTCGCCTGCTCGACGAGGGCCTGGTCACCGCCGTCTGAACCCGCGCGCCGCCGATGGCGGGCCGCTCCGCGGGCGGCGGCGATGACGGCTTGGGCCGGGGTCGCGACGGACCAACGCCGCGACTTTGACTCGCTCGCATCCTTCGCCTATCACCGACCCGGCTGGCGGGCGGCGAGACGACGTGACCATCGGAGGACGGCGACATGGCGACGGCACCGAGCATCGAGCAGATTGAGCGCGCACTGCGGACCATCGACCCGGCGAAGCGCCGCCTGGTCGCGAGCCTGGTGAGCGACGCGGAGTTCGCGGCCCCGCTGGTGGCCTCCTTCGCGACCACCGGAGTCTCGAGCCACGCCGTCCAGCCGCAGAGCGGCTCGAACCTCGGCCGCCGCCTGCGGCAGACCCGCTAGCGGCACCGCGTTCCCCGCGACGCGACGCGCACCGCGACACAGCGGTCACGCGTCGCGCCCGGCGCCTCCCGGCGGCGTGCCCTCACCCCCCAACACGGACCTGGCGTCGCCGGACACCGTCCGCCTCTCCGCCGCGATCATCGTCAGGGACGAGGCGGCGCACCTCCGGCGCTGCCTCGCCTCGATCGTGCCGCTCGTGCACGAGATCGTCGTCGTCGACACCGGCTCGAGCGACGACAGCCCACGGGTGGCGGCCGCGTTCGGCGCCCGCGTGTCGTCGTTCCCGTGGCGCGGCGACTTCGCGGCGGCGCGCAACGCGGCGCTCGAGCGCGCCACCGGCGCCTGGATTCTCTACATCGATGCCGATGAGCGCGCGCAACCGACCGACACCCGCGCGCTGCTGGCGACCCTCGCCGACCCGCGGCTGGTGGCCGCCTCGGTGCGCTTCCGGCCGCGCGCCGGCGTCACCCGCTACGACGAGTGCCGGCTGTTCCGCAACGACCCGCGCATCCGCTTCCGCAACGTCATCCACGAGACCATGCTGCCCAGCGTGCACGCCGTGGCGCGCGCCGACGGCCTGGCGATCGGCCGCACGGCGCTGGCGCTCGACCACCACGGCTACGACGGCGACCAGGGCCGCAAGCACCGGCGCAACATCCCGCTGCTGCGCCAGCGCCTGGCGCGTGATCCCGATCACGTCTACTCGTGGAATCACCTCGGACAGGCGCTCGACGGCAGCGGCGACCGCGCCGCGGCGCTCGCCTGCTGGCGCCGGGCGATCGCGATCGTGCGCGCCCGCGGCGTCGAGAGCGCGCTCGACGCGCTGCCCTACGGATCGCTGCTCCTGGCCGAGGGCGTCGAAGACGCGCCGGCGCTGCTCGACGAGGCGCGCGCGCGCTTCCCCGGCGATCTGCTGTTCCGCTGGCTCGCCGGGCGCCGGATGGCGCAGGCGGGCGCGTTCGACGACGCCGTCCGCCTGCTCGACCCGCTCGCCGGCATCGACGCCGAGACCTACTGCGCCGAGAGCGGCGTGTCGTACGACGCGTCCATCTTCGGCGTGCCCACCTGGGACACCCTCGCCATGTGCCACTTCCAGCGCGGCCGCTACGCCGAGGCCGCGTACTGGTGGGGACGCGCGGCGGACGCCGAGCCGCAGCGCCTCGAGCTGCGCACCAAGCGCCGGCTCGCCGAGGCGCGGAACGGCGCGCGGCGTCCCGGGCCGCGACCGGAGCCGGATCGATGAGCGACGCCCCGGTGATCGCGCCGGTGACCGACGGGGCGGCGCGGCCGTTCTGGTCGGTGATGATCCCGACCTACGAGCCCGATCCCGCCTTCCTCCGCCAGGCCCTCGCCTCGGTGCTGGCGCAGGATCCGGGCCCGGCGGAGATGGAGATCGTGCTGGTCGACGACGCCTCGCGGCGCGTCGACCCGCGCGACGGCATCCCGGCCGGCGCCCGCGACCGCATCGGCTGGGTGCGGCAGCCGCAGCACGTCGGCATCGGACGCAACTGGAACGCCTGCGTGCAGCGGGCGCGCGGGCACTGGGTGCACCTGCTGCACCAGGACGACCTGCTGCGCCCCGGCTTCTACGCTCGCCTGCGGGCCGCCAGCGCGCGCTGCCCGCAGGCCGGCGCCGCCTTCTGCCGCGATGTCATCATCGATCGACGCGGCGAGGTGGTCGCCGCGCAACGGATCCTGCGCCAGCCAGCGGGCATCTTCGAGGACTGGATCGAGCACATCTTCGTCGGTCTGCACCTGCGCTGCGTGGCGCTGGTGGTGAAGCGCGAGGTCTACGAGACGCTCGGCGGCTTCCGCCTCGACCTCGACTACGCGCTCGACTGGGACATGTGGAAGCGCATCGCCGCCGCCCGCCCCCTCTGGTACGAGCCCGAGGCGCTCGCCTGCTACCGCAGCCACGGCGCCTCGGCGTCGATCGGCTTCCAGCGGGTCGGCGACAACCTGGTCGAGATCGCGCGCAGCATCGCGCTCTCCGAAGCGCTGCTGCCGCCGGCGACGGCCGCCGCCATCACGCGGCGGACGCGCGCGAACTACACCCGCTACGGCGCCGGCCTGGCGTGGCAGGCCCTCGCGGCGGGCGACCTGCGCACCGCCCTCGCCCAGCTCCGCGCCGCCCGCGCGCTGGGCACGCGGCGGGACATCGCCAGGGCCTTCGTCGCGCGCGCCCGCCGCGCCTGGCACGAGCGCTGAGCGCGCTGCGCGCCCGCCGGGCCCGCGGGCAGGGCCGCGCTCGCGCGCGGCCCTGCCCGCCCTCACCGTCGGACGCTCAGTCGGTGGCGCAACACGACGCCCGCTGCGGCGTCGGTTGCGGGGTGTCGGCCAGCACCGTGTAGATCTCCCACTCGCGGTTGTCCGCAGCGGTGATCCAGAACTTGTCCTGCACCGCATAGCAGCACGTGACGCCGTCCTCGTGCCGCGGCGCGAATCCCTCGCCCGTCAGGCGCGCGGATTCCGTCACCACCTCGCCGGTCGATTCCACCTCGATGCCGAGATGGTTGAGCGAACCCGGCTCACCCATGCCCTCGATGAGCACCAGCTTCAGCGGCGGATCGGCGATCACGAAGTTGGCATAGCCGGGTCGCCGCTTGGCGGGCTCGGTGGCGAAGAGGCGGCGGTAGAGCTCGACCGCCGCATCGACGTTGCTGACGTTCAGGGCCAGTTGGACACGCGACATGGAACCTCCTTCTGTATCGATGGATGTCGATATTGAAACATGCATCGACAACTGTCAATATGGATTCACCAGGTGGGCGAGGATGGCAGCGATGAAGCAGGAGACAGCGATGAGGAAGAAGGTGGCGACGATCGGCCGCTGTTGCGCGCCGGTGTTCCACGGCGAGCTCGGCCAGGAGCACGCCGAGCACCTCGCCGACGCGTTCAA
Encoded proteins:
- a CDS encoding prepilin-type N-terminal cleavage/methylation domain-containing protein, whose protein sequence is MTGPGREPASRPRQRGAAARRLRACDGTTLIEVLVAAAIFALAAGTAYASLIAQIRRHADQMMIAEMLHAGRLAFDDMTAEIANAGFGVPKPAVPSSAPSIVVAEPSRVQFWTVVSTAHTFLTAAAAMNASTVTVLSTAGLKVDATVYLSDQSRWYRGTVQAISGNTVKLTPALTYNFAAGSLVTPAVLVTYELVNGALTRNGRVFIPNVTGLQFTYDAKTPGDVRLIDVSMTVQTRAADLGRARRTVTFGARIAPPNLVL
- a CDS encoding DUF4124 domain-containing protein, with protein sequence MTWRWLGLAFVFLPASLSAQWYEWRDDRGVVHVTNQPAPRQPPQGDASASAPAAEAAGAQAVEGVSLSAHPNPADAAAEQLRRHEARLADREAYLRLLRAAGVDSAARREQENLVVDEARRERAAIDALRAGAGADGEGRREGGD
- a CDS encoding pyruvate synthase, with product MTRREIYTSIQQIPREEPLAGGTGLCGGCGGLLGLRLFHKALGANVVFVNAAGCLTLLTTFPYSPFRASWLYTAMASAPAGAQGIRDALDVLIARGTLAADEDLAVVVVSGDGAAGGIGLQATLAAIHRGLDFYYYCYDNEGFANTGFQMSPATPYGSRTATTPPGAAAPAGTTARKQDLFALWRAQRPAFVATVSPAHPLDLMDKVARARRLRGPKLFLSFAACAPGWGIEPARSVEVARLAVECGIWPVKEERDGAVVHTVVPHRRRPVEEYLRGQARYRHLFEPVRQDEVLRRLQADVDAYWAA
- a CDS encoding pyruvate synthase codes for the protein MSATVDLLSGNRAAAWGARLADVDYVPAYPITPQTEIIETLAHWIGRGEMPARLVTLDSEHAMLTAAGAAAATGARVFTATSSQGLLYALEMLYAVAGWRVPLVLVNVSRALAAPITLEPDHNDVLAARDAGFLQLHAETCQEVLDSVLMAYRLAEHPDVLLPALVNLDGFHLSYTREPVAIPDPAAVRAFLPPYAPTHARFAASHAMAQGVAVLGSSAYAFFKYQMQRAMEAALDAHAAIASELGERFGRRYGATEGAWLDDAEHVIVMSNSFTTVGRAAVARLRQRGEKIGLLRLRLLRPFPHAEIAARLAGRRAVAVVDQNLSVGKGGILFAEVASALRDRAAPPLLSYVGGLGGRRFRDQELEQIAAALHVAEREGGSAEPRLLFTADEYAAVRDLLRIARGGEEAPR
- a CDS encoding 2-oxoacid:acceptor oxidoreductase family protein translates to MARSSLTLRPMVYQVRFHGRGGQGVRLASRIVSRAAFLAGFTVQDFPLYGAERRGAPVAAFVRLDCQPIGERGYIARPDALALFDESLLDDPDAGVLEGVGGGTLIVANSRRAGEELQRRCGSDAPAVAHDCTALALAELGQALLSAPMAGLVLRATGIAPWPLAAGALRVELAEIDAAADVVERNTAAMRRAFHAAPVVGRAAASPPAPPPAAGAPFVLPRLPARLAAPAITAGPTSQRRDTAGWRVVRPVIDRARCTRCLLCFALCPEGAIRLDGERYPAVDYQHCKGCAICVAECPPRAIAEVPEHAP
- a CDS encoding PqqD family protein, producing the protein MDPARPLARCDGLEVIATPDGYVVHQPARDRVHHLNPTAVLVFELCDGTTPAGEIAARVQAAWALADAPVDEVRQCLARLLDEGLVTAV
- a CDS encoding glycosyltransferase: MPSPPNTDLASPDTVRLSAAIIVRDEAAHLRRCLASIVPLVHEIVVVDTGSSDDSPRVAAAFGARVSSFPWRGDFAAARNAALERATGAWILYIDADERAQPTDTRALLATLADPRLVAASVRFRPRAGVTRYDECRLFRNDPRIRFRNVIHETMLPSVHAVARADGLAIGRTALALDHHGYDGDQGRKHRRNIPLLRQRLARDPDHVYSWNHLGQALDGSGDRAAALACWRRAIAIVRARGVESALDALPYGSLLLAEGVEDAPALLDEARARFPGDLLFRWLAGRRMAQAGAFDDAVRLLDPLAGIDAETYCAESGVSYDASIFGVPTWDTLAMCHFQRGRYAEAAYWWGRAADAEPQRLELRTKRRLAEARNGARRPGPRPEPDR
- a CDS encoding glycosyltransferase gives rise to the protein MSDAPVIAPVTDGAARPFWSVMIPTYEPDPAFLRQALASVLAQDPGPAEMEIVLVDDASRRVDPRDGIPAGARDRIGWVRQPQHVGIGRNWNACVQRARGHWVHLLHQDDLLRPGFYARLRAASARCPQAGAAFCRDVIIDRRGEVVAAQRILRQPAGIFEDWIEHIFVGLHLRCVALVVKREVYETLGGFRLDLDYALDWDMWKRIAAARPLWYEPEALACYRSHGASASIGFQRVGDNLVEIARSIALSEALLPPATAAAITRRTRANYTRYGAGLAWQALAAGDLRTALAQLRAARALGTRRDIARAFVARARRAWHER
- a CDS encoding glyoxalase/bleomycin resistance/extradiol dioxygenase family protein, producing the protein MSRVQLALNVSNVDAAVELYRRLFATEPAKRRPGYANFVIADPPLKLVLIEGMGEPGSLNHLGIEVESTGEVVTESARLTGEGFAPRHEDGVTCCYAVQDKFWITAADNREWEIYTVLADTPQPTPQRASCCATD